Proteins encoded in a region of the Inquilinus sp. KBS0705 genome:
- a CDS encoding alpha-amylase, with the protein MENFTMLQFFEWYSPGDGGLYDHLKNESGRLKNIGIDAVWLPPAYKGGAGGYSVGYDVYDIYDLGEFDQKGTVRTKYGTKQQLIDAIQAAKGAGVAVYMDVVLNHMGGADETEKVTVRKVNPDNRNEFISEPYEIEAFTKFTFPGRNGVYSQFVWDWQCFSGIDHDAATGENAIYSIQNQYGEAWEDVVGTENGNFDYLMLDDIDTRNPAVREELKRWGKWFYDTLQFDGMRLDAIKHISYDFYNDWLDHLRAETGQELFTVGEYWSYSVDLLQEYIEATGGRMSLFDAPLHNNLHEASVQGDDYDLTKIFDNTLVAANPSRAVTLVENHDTQPLQSLTQPVEPWFKPLAYALILLREHGYPCVFYADMYGTKYTDKGDDGQEHEVILEPVAELESLLFTRKHLAYGAQREYLDHPNCIGWTREGDDEHENSGCAVVISNGEEGNKNMEVGQRHAGKVFVDYLNKHDAEVIINQEGWGEFFVRAGSVSVWALKY; encoded by the coding sequence ATGGAAAATTTTACGATGCTGCAGTTTTTTGAATGGTATTCGCCGGGCGATGGCGGTTTGTACGACCATTTAAAGAACGAATCGGGCAGATTAAAAAATATAGGTATCGATGCGGTTTGGTTGCCACCTGCTTATAAAGGTGGGGCCGGCGGCTACTCGGTAGGGTATGATGTCTATGATATATATGACCTGGGCGAATTTGACCAAAAAGGGACGGTGCGTACCAAGTATGGCACCAAACAGCAGCTGATAGATGCCATACAAGCCGCAAAAGGCGCCGGTGTTGCCGTTTACATGGATGTGGTATTGAACCACATGGGCGGCGCCGATGAAACCGAAAAGGTTACCGTACGCAAAGTAAACCCCGATAACCGCAACGAATTTATAAGCGAACCTTACGAGATAGAGGCTTTTACCAAATTCACTTTTCCCGGGCGTAATGGCGTGTATTCGCAGTTTGTGTGGGACTGGCAGTGCTTCTCGGGTATAGACCATGATGCCGCCACCGGCGAGAATGCTATCTACAGCATTCAAAACCAATACGGCGAGGCATGGGAGGATGTGGTAGGTACCGAGAACGGCAATTTTGACTACCTGATGCTGGATGATATTGATACCCGCAACCCTGCTGTGCGCGAAGAGCTGAAACGCTGGGGGAAATGGTTTTACGATACCCTGCAGTTTGATGGCATGCGCCTGGATGCGATCAAGCATATCTCTTACGATTTTTATAACGACTGGCTGGACCACCTGCGCGCCGAAACCGGGCAGGAGTTGTTTACCGTCGGCGAATACTGGAGCTACAGCGTAGATTTATTGCAGGAGTACATTGAAGCCACTGGAGGCCGTATGTCGTTGTTTGATGCGCCGCTGCATAATAACCTGCACGAGGCGTCGGTACAAGGTGACGATTATGATTTGACCAAAATATTTGATAACACGTTGGTAGCAGCCAACCCGTCAAGGGCGGTAACACTGGTTGAGAACCACGACACCCAACCCCTGCAATCGCTTACCCAACCGGTTGAGCCCTGGTTCAAACCGCTGGCCTACGCCTTGATACTACTGCGCGAACATGGCTACCCATGTGTGTTTTACGCCGATATGTATGGCACTAAGTATACAGATAAGGGTGACGACGGACAAGAACATGAAGTGATATTAGAACCTGTTGCCGAGTTGGAATCGCTACTGTTTACACGCAAGCATTTGGCCTACGGGGCACAGCGCGAATACCTCGACCACCCCAATTGCATCGGCTGGACCCGCGAGGGCGATGACGAACACGAGAACTCGGGCTGCGCGGTGGTTATCTCAAACGGAGAAGAAGGTAACAAAAATATGGAGGTCGGTCAGCGCCACGCCGGTAAAGTATTCGTTGATTACCTGAACAAGCACGACGCCGAGGTTATCATCAACCAAGAGGGCTGGGGCGAGTTTTTTGTTCGTGCCGGGTCGGTATCGGTTTGGGCGTTAAAGTATTAA
- a CDS encoding T9SS type B sorting domain-containing protein: MKRIFTHKIQSVLLVIAALLFSVPAFAQVSADATLSDLSLSDGSLSPVFSAGTHNYTATVDHTITTIAVTPTTNDENATVKVNGTTVGSGDASDDITLVYGDNTITVQAKAEDGTTIINYIVHLTRLKATDATLGSLTVTGADVNPDFNGAITSYTATVDPTVASVTLSASVTEENATIKVNNVSLASGATTGNLTLAFGDNTITVKVTAQDGTTIKNYIIHITRLKATDATLSSLVVNGADISPEFDAATTDYTATVDPSVTSVTVTPTVNETNATVKVNNITLASGTTSGNILLAFGANTITVKVTAQDGTTIKNYVIHINRPKSADATLSNLVVNTADLDNEFDAATTNYTASVDPAVSSVTITPTTTNAGATIKVNNVTVASGHASGNIALAFGNNVITVKVTAQDGTTIINYTITVTRPKSADATLSNLVVSGTNISPGFDSGSTDYTATVDAGISSVSITPTAGNANAVIKVNNATVLSGHASGSIALAFGDNLINIKVTAQDGITINNYTVTVTRSLSSDATLGHLVVNGADLSPVFDSGTNTYSASVTNTVSVISITPTVNNSNATVTINGVNVNSGTASDELPLVYGDNTFTVAVTAQDGTTTNSYTIDITRAPSSDATLSNLELSAASLSPSFNAETNAYTASVGNDVTSINVTPTLSDPNATVTVNDAGTSSGSPSGDIALVYGDNLITVTVTASDGSTTNSYSIHVTRQPSSNATLQSLSISDVTLSPDFDGGTTSYSATVDGSISSVVVTPAVTDADATVKVNNVTVAAGESTATIPLAFGNNAITIKVTALDGITVTTYTVHINRVKSTDATLSSLIFSGADLSPDFDPATTTYTSTVDHTVTSITVTPTTTNTNATIRIKGAAVISGTESAAISLVYGDNIIRTRVTAQDGVTLATYITTVTRLKSTDATLSSLTVSGIDLDSPFDPSTNTYTATVDYTATSVTITPTKTDPDATITVNGTTVASGSASSAISLLYGNNTITVIVTAQDGTTTNSYTIGITRPYNTDATLSNLTAAGTDLDPVFDSGTTDYTATVAYGVTTTTITPTLTDANATVAINGNTILSGHASASLPLSLGDNTFNVIVTAQDGTTTNTYTITVTRQPSTDATLSNLLATGLTLSPSFNAATLDYTASVTFGTSLAHIVPTVNDANATVTVNDEAVTSGQSSVDIPLEVGDNAINVAVTAQDGSTVNNYTVTITRGASANARLSNLAVSGATLSPVFATNTLTYAAHVSHETESVTIKPTLANILASVTVNGDAVTSGEASADIPLDIGDNTITVTVTAQNGTTIRNYTVVVTRAKSSDATLSSLALSAADIDPAFDPATTSYAATVDATVSSVTITPTTTDTDATVTVNDASVAAGESSADLSLNIGTNTFYIVVTAANGTTKQTYSLVVTKAPATDATLSSLAIDGADIDPGFDAGTTAYTASVTNDIASVNITQQVTDPNATVKINGSAAPSDGSAVAVPLIIGDNTITISVTAQDGTTINDYTITVTRAQSSDATLSSLTFSSGDLDPAFDPYTNEYNASVGTDISSVNVTPVATDANATVTVNDSTITPGTAPITVPLDFGDNSVTINVTAQDGTPNTYTITVNRPQSSDATLSSLAVSTGELSPAFTPDGLEYTLAVSDTTSAIHITPTANSPSAVITVNDTEVKSGEQSEDIPLDFGDNYINITVTAQDGTPNTYTVTVNRPQSSDATLSSLAVSTGELSPAFTPDGLEYTVAVSDTTSSINITPTANSASAFVTINDNEITSGEQSEDIPLDFGDNNMNITVTAQDGTQNTYTITVNRPQSSDATLNSLAVSTGELSPAFTPDGLEYTVAVSDTTSSINITPTTNSASAFVTINDNEITSGEQSEDIPLDFGDNNMNITVTAQDGTQNTYTITVNRPQSSDATLSSLTLSAGELSPEFESGHKTYTATVANNVSTISFAAIASHSDATISLNGETVTGEGSSGDLDLTVGQNTFTAIVTAPDGETTSTYTVVVTRLAPGNATLSGLTLSSGTLSPAFVKTTANYTATVTDLVSSINVTPFASEVSSTIKVNGKSTKSGVASADIPLVSGNNTITMVVTAKDGTTKTYKVVVTRSAPVVNNANLASLSLTNVSFTPEFGAATTSYTATVPNTVAATSVHFTASDANSKVTVNGKVYTGTSDNIALAIGPNTITTVVTAKDGKTQKTYTVIVSRVKAEQSITFANVTKSFGDADFSPATASSGLAVNYSTSDAKVVSVANGKLHIVGIGTANIAASQPGNTNFREAVTVTRSVTVQIASQTITFTPITKSFGDADFSPATVSSGLPITYVSSAPKVISVLNGKLHVMGIGTATITASQPGIKNQYSAAKPVIQKVTVAIATQSITFAATTKAFGDADFSPATVSSSLPVTYTSSNTNAITVVSGKLHIVGIGVANITASQPGIKDQYLAAKAVTQKVTVTVAAQTITFATTTKAYGDADFSPATVSSGLPITYVSSAPKVVSVVSGKLHIVAPGTSTITASQPGIANKYTAAKSVSQKVTINKGPQVFTFATATHTYGNADFIPATVSTGLPITLISSNPKIVTIVGGKLHIVGTGQANIVISQVGNANYLAANTVTAITINKAVLTVTADNKTKKAGTANPVLTATITGFVNNETKTVLTAQPKLVTPAVIGSKVGTYAITASGATAANYSFTYVAGKLTVTAATVKTIEEQPLNQPFTQVLPPPVVSKAMSPNGDGINDVLTIEGIDNYPDNRLMIMDINGSSLFEIQGYDNQAKVFDGHASTTQAMQKPGTYYYLLEYKDKGELKRVTGYFLLKY; encoded by the coding sequence ATGAAAAGAATATTTACCCACAAAATTCAAAGTGTATTATTGGTTATTGCGGCTTTGCTGTTTAGCGTGCCGGCGTTTGCACAGGTATCTGCAGATGCTACTTTAAGCGACTTAAGCCTAAGCGATGGCAGCCTTTCGCCGGTATTTTCGGCCGGCACACACAACTATACCGCCACTGTAGACCATACCATTACCACCATTGCAGTTACTCCTACTACCAATGATGAAAACGCTACGGTTAAAGTAAATGGAACAACTGTTGGCTCGGGCGATGCATCGGATGATATTACGCTGGTTTATGGCGATAATACCATCACTGTACAAGCAAAGGCCGAAGATGGCACCACCATTATTAATTATATTGTACACCTTACCCGCCTAAAAGCTACTGACGCCACATTAGGCAGTTTAACAGTAACCGGCGCGGATGTTAACCCCGACTTTAATGGCGCTATTACATCATACACTGCAACTGTCGACCCAACTGTAGCATCAGTTACCTTAAGTGCCTCCGTTACCGAAGAAAATGCTACTATAAAAGTAAACAATGTAAGCCTTGCATCGGGTGCAACTACCGGCAACCTAACATTAGCATTTGGCGATAATACTATTACTGTAAAGGTTACTGCGCAGGATGGCACCACCATTAAAAATTATATTATACACATTACCCGGTTAAAAGCCACCGATGCTACTCTAAGCAGTTTGGTGGTAAATGGTGCGGATATCAGCCCTGAGTTTGACGCCGCAACTACTGACTATACAGCCACTGTAGATCCATCTGTCACATCAGTTACGGTAACACCAACCGTTAACGAAACTAATGCCACTGTTAAGGTAAATAACATCACTTTAGCATCAGGTACAACATCGGGTAATATTCTGCTGGCTTTTGGCGCCAATACCATCACTGTAAAAGTCACTGCACAGGATGGTACCACTATTAAAAATTACGTAATACATATTAACAGGCCAAAATCTGCTGATGCTACCCTAAGCAATTTAGTGGTAAACACCGCCGATCTTGATAATGAATTTGATGCAGCTACCACTAACTATACCGCATCTGTAGACCCGGCCGTATCGTCGGTTACTATTACACCCACCACCACTAATGCAGGCGCTACCATTAAGGTAAACAACGTAACTGTAGCATCGGGCCACGCATCGGGCAATATTGCCTTGGCCTTTGGTAATAATGTTATCACGGTAAAAGTTACCGCGCAGGATGGTACTACCATTATCAATTATACCATTACAGTTACCCGCCCAAAATCTGCCGATGCCACTTTAAGTAACTTGGTAGTAAGCGGCACAAACATCAGCCCGGGATTTGATAGTGGGTCTACCGATTATACCGCTACTGTAGATGCCGGTATATCGTCGGTAAGTATAACACCAACAGCAGGCAATGCCAACGCGGTAATTAAAGTAAATAATGCAACGGTGTTGTCGGGCCATGCGTCGGGCAGTATTGCTTTAGCCTTTGGCGATAATCTCATCAACATAAAAGTCACCGCACAAGATGGAATTACTATCAACAATTATACAGTAACCGTTACGCGTTCCCTTTCGAGCGATGCCACCTTAGGCCACTTAGTAGTAAATGGCGCCGATCTGAGCCCCGTTTTTGATAGCGGCACCAATACTTACAGTGCTTCGGTAACTAACACAGTATCGGTAATTAGCATTACACCTACAGTTAATAACTCAAACGCTACTGTTACCATAAATGGTGTAAACGTAAATTCGGGTACGGCATCTGATGAGTTACCGCTTGTTTATGGCGATAACACTTTTACCGTAGCTGTAACCGCGCAGGACGGCACTACCACCAACAGCTATACCATTGATATTACCAGGGCGCCATCGTCAGATGCCACCTTAAGCAACCTGGAGCTGAGTGCGGCAAGTTTAAGCCCATCTTTTAATGCCGAAACCAATGCATACACAGCTTCGGTTGGTAACGATGTTACCAGCATCAATGTTACCCCAACCCTAAGCGACCCTAACGCAACGGTTACTGTAAACGATGCCGGCACCTCATCGGGCAGTCCATCGGGCGATATTGCCCTGGTATATGGCGATAACCTGATAACCGTAACAGTAACCGCATCTGATGGCAGCACTACCAATAGCTATAGTATACATGTTACCAGGCAGCCATCATCAAATGCTACGCTGCAAAGCCTTAGCATCAGTGATGTAACCCTTAGCCCCGATTTTGATGGCGGTACCACCAGTTATTCGGCTACGGTGGATGGCAGTATATCCTCGGTAGTGGTTACACCTGCGGTAACCGATGCCGACGCAACAGTTAAGGTAAATAACGTAACAGTAGCGGCGGGCGAAAGCACGGCCACTATACCACTCGCATTTGGTAATAATGCCATTACTATAAAAGTTACCGCGCTTGATGGCATCACCGTAACCACCTACACCGTACACATCAACCGGGTAAAATCAACAGATGCAACTTTAAGCAGCCTAATATTTAGCGGCGCAGATCTTAGCCCTGATTTTGACCCTGCAACTACTACCTATACCAGCACGGTAGACCATACTGTAACATCAATAACTGTTACGCCTACCACAACCAATACAAACGCCACCATCAGGATAAAAGGCGCTGCCGTGATCTCGGGCACCGAATCGGCTGCTATATCATTGGTGTATGGCGATAACATTATCAGGACAAGGGTAACCGCACAAGATGGTGTTACACTGGCCACATATATCACAACCGTAACCCGCTTAAAATCTACAGATGCCACGTTAAGCAGCCTGACTGTAAGCGGTATCGACCTTGATTCGCCTTTCGACCCGTCGACTAATACATATACCGCTACTGTAGATTATACGGCCACATCTGTTACTATAACCCCAACTAAAACTGACCCTGATGCAACCATTACCGTTAATGGTACCACCGTTGCTTCGGGCAGCGCATCTTCGGCAATTTCGCTGCTGTATGGCAATAACACCATCACCGTTATTGTTACCGCCCAGGATGGCACTACCACCAACAGCTATACCATCGGCATAACAAGGCCGTACAACACCGATGCTACATTAAGCAATTTAACAGCCGCCGGCACCGATCTGGACCCTGTATTTGACAGTGGTACTACTGATTATACCGCTACAGTTGCCTATGGCGTAACTACTACTACCATTACACCAACGCTAACTGATGCCAATGCTACTGTTGCCATTAATGGTAATACCATATTATCGGGGCATGCATCGGCAAGCTTACCACTTAGCCTTGGCGATAATACATTTAATGTGATAGTTACCGCGCAGGATGGCACTACTACCAACACTTACACTATTACTGTAACGCGCCAGCCATCAACAGATGCTACCTTAAGCAACCTGCTTGCTACCGGCCTAACGCTATCGCCATCCTTTAATGCCGCTACACTTGACTATACCGCATCTGTTACCTTTGGAACAAGCCTTGCGCATATTGTGCCAACCGTAAATGATGCCAATGCTACTGTAACTGTTAACGACGAAGCCGTAACATCGGGCCAATCATCTGTTGATATCCCCTTAGAAGTAGGCGACAATGCTATAAACGTGGCAGTAACCGCACAAGATGGCAGTACCGTAAACAATTATACCGTAACCATTACAAGGGGGGCATCGGCCAACGCCAGGTTAAGCAACCTTGCTGTAAGCGGCGCTACCCTATCGCCGGTATTTGCAACTAATACACTAACCTATGCCGCGCATGTAAGCCACGAAACCGAATCTGTTACTATAAAGCCTACATTGGCTAACATACTGGCTTCGGTAACGGTAAATGGCGACGCGGTAACGTCCGGCGAGGCATCAGCAGATATACCTTTAGATATTGGCGATAATACGATCACTGTTACCGTAACCGCACAAAACGGCACCACCATCCGCAATTATACGGTTGTGGTAACGCGTGCAAAATCATCCGACGCTACCTTAAGCAGCCTGGCCCTTAGCGCTGCCGATATTGACCCGGCTTTTGACCCGGCCACCACAAGCTATGCGGCAACCGTTGATGCTACGGTATCATCAGTAACTATAACCCCGACTACGACTGATACCGACGCAACGGTTACCGTTAACGATGCAAGCGTAGCTGCGGGCGAATCGTCAGCAGACCTTTCGCTTAATATTGGCACTAATACTTTCTATATAGTGGTAACCGCAGCCAATGGCACAACCAAACAAACGTATAGCCTGGTAGTTACAAAAGCTCCTGCTACAGATGCCACTTTAAGTAGTTTGGCCATAGATGGTGCAGACATTGACCCCGGATTTGATGCCGGTACTACAGCTTACACCGCATCCGTTACAAATGATATTGCATCAGTTAATATAACCCAGCAGGTAACCGACCCTAACGCCACCGTTAAAATAAACGGCAGCGCAGCCCCTTCAGATGGTTCGGCAGTTGCCGTACCTTTAATTATTGGGGACAATACCATTACTATAAGCGTTACAGCGCAGGATGGTACCACTATTAATGATTATACCATAACCGTTACGCGTGCGCAATCGTCGGATGCTACCCTAAGCAGCTTAACTTTTAGCAGCGGCGATTTAGACCCTGCCTTTGACCCGTATACCAACGAATATAATGCATCGGTTGGCACTGATATCAGCTCGGTTAATGTAACCCCTGTTGCTACCGATGCCAATGCAACCGTAACCGTTAACGACTCTACAATTACGCCCGGCACTGCTCCCATTACTGTACCGCTTGATTTTGGCGATAACAGTGTCACTATTAACGTTACCGCGCAGGACGGTACACCGAATACTTATACCATTACGGTGAACAGACCGCAGTCATCTGATGCTACCTTAAGTAGTTTGGCGGTGAGCACCGGAGAACTATCACCTGCATTTACGCCAGACGGTTTGGAATATACACTTGCTGTTAGCGATACCACATCAGCCATCCATATCACCCCAACGGCTAACAGCCCATCAGCAGTTATTACTGTTAATGATACTGAAGTAAAATCCGGCGAACAATCGGAAGACATCCCGCTGGACTTTGGCGATAACTATATCAACATTACTGTTACCGCACAGGATGGTACACCAAATACTTATACCGTTACGGTGAACAGACCGCAGTCATCTGATGCTACCTTAAGTAGTTTGGCGGTGAGCACCGGTGAACTATCGCCTGCATTTACACCGGATGGCTTAGAATACACTGTTGCTGTAAGCGATACTACATCATCTATCAACATCACCCCAACGGCTAACAGCGCATCGGCATTTGTTACCATTAATGATAATGAAATAACATCCGGCGAACAATCGGAAGATATACCATTGGACTTTGGCGATAACAACATGAACATTACTGTTACCGCACAGGATGGAACGCAAAACACATACACTATTACGGTAAACAGGCCGCAGTCGTCAGATGCTACTTTGAACAGTTTAGCGGTGAGCACCGGAGAACTATCGCCTGCATTTACACCGGATGGCTTAGAATACACTGTTGCTGTAAGCGATACTACATCATCTATCAACATCACCCCAACGACTAACAGCGCATCGGCATTTGTTACCATTAATGATAATGAAATAACATCCGGCGAACAATCGGAAGATATACCATTGGACTTTGGCGATAACAACATGAACATTACTGTTACCGCACAGGATGGAACGCAAAACACTTATACCATCACCGTAAACAGGCCGCAGTCGTCAGATGCGACACTTTCCAGCTTAACGCTTAGTGCAGGTGAGTTATCGCCTGAGTTTGAAAGCGGACATAAAACCTACACCGCCACTGTGGCAAATAACGTTAGCACTATCTCTTTTGCAGCCATTGCCAGCCATTCGGACGCTACCATTTCATTAAATGGTGAAACGGTGACAGGCGAGGGCTCGTCGGGTGATCTGGACCTAACGGTAGGGCAAAACACATTTACCGCTATAGTTACCGCGCCCGATGGCGAAACCACCAGCACATACACCGTTGTAGTAACACGGTTAGCACCGGGCAATGCCACATTATCTGGCTTAACCTTAAGCAGCGGCACACTTAGCCCGGCATTTGTAAAAACCACTGCCAACTACACCGCTACCGTTACCGATCTGGTGTCGTCTATTAACGTTACCCCTTTTGCAAGCGAGGTTAGCTCGACAATTAAAGTAAATGGTAAAAGCACTAAGTCGGGTGTTGCATCGGCAGATATTCCTTTGGTTAGTGGTAACAACACTATTACCATGGTGGTAACTGCTAAAGACGGCACCACCAAAACCTATAAGGTGGTGGTAACCCGCAGCGCGCCGGTGGTAAACAATGCCAACCTGGCGTCGTTATCGTTAACCAATGTATCCTTTACGCCCGAGTTTGGCGCTGCTACAACCAGTTATACTGCTACCGTACCTAATACAGTGGCAGCTACATCAGTGCATTTCACTGCAAGCGATGCTAATTCAAAGGTTACGGTTAACGGTAAAGTATATACAGGCACATCCGACAATATAGCTTTAGCTATAGGCCCAAACACTATCACCACTGTAGTAACCGCTAAGGATGGTAAAACGCAAAAAACTTACACGGTAATAGTATCAAGGGTAAAAGCCGAACAAAGCATCACCTTTGCCAATGTTACCAAAAGCTTTGGTGACGCCGATTTCTCGCCTGCAACAGCGTCATCGGGACTGGCAGTAAATTACAGCACATCTGATGCTAAAGTGGTAAGTGTAGCAAATGGCAAATTACATATTGTAGGCATTGGTACCGCTAACATAGCAGCCAGCCAGCCGGGCAACACTAATTTCCGCGAAGCGGTAACGGTAACCCGCTCGGTTACCGTGCAAATTGCCTCGCAAACCATCACCTTTACCCCAATAACAAAAAGCTTTGGCGATGCTGATTTTTCACCTGCTACCGTATCATCGGGCCTACCGATAACTTATGTAAGCTCAGCTCCTAAAGTTATTAGTGTGTTAAACGGCAAACTGCATGTTATGGGCATTGGCACAGCTACCATAACAGCCAGCCAGCCGGGTATTAAAAACCAATACAGCGCTGCTAAGCCGGTAATTCAAAAAGTCACTGTAGCTATCGCTACGCAAAGCATCACCTTTGCGGCCACTACCAAGGCTTTTGGCGATGCTGATTTTTCGCCGGCTACCGTATCATCAAGCTTACCTGTTACTTACACCAGTTCAAACACTAATGCTATTACTGTAGTGAGCGGCAAGCTGCATATAGTGGGTATTGGTGTAGCTAACATTACGGCCAGTCAGCCGGGTATTAAAGACCAATACCTTGCAGCCAAGGCCGTAACACAAAAGGTTACCGTAACCGTGGCGGCGCAAACCATCACCTTTGCTACAACAACAAAAGCCTATGGCGATGCCGATTTTTCGCCGGCTACCGTATCATCAGGCTTGCCAATAACTTATGTAAGCTCGGCACCTAAGGTTGTCAGTGTAGTTAGCGGCAAACTGCATATTGTTGCACCGGGCACATCTACTATTACAGCGAGCCAGCCGGGTATAGCTAATAAGTATACCGCTGCAAAAAGCGTAAGTCAAAAAGTTACAATTAACAAAGGGCCGCAGGTATTTACATTTGCCACCGCCACGCACACTTATGGCAACGCCGACTTTATCCCGGCAACTGTATCTACAGGATTGCCTATAACCCTCATAAGCTCCAACCCTAAAATTGTCACCATTGTGGGGGGCAAGCTGCATATTGTGGGCACCGGGCAGGCAAACATTGTAATCAGCCAGGTGGGTAACGCCAATTACCTTGCTGCAAACACTGTAACAGCTATAACTATAAACAAAGCTGTACTAACAGTAACTGCCGATAATAAAACCAAAAAAGCAGGTACAGCCAACCCCGTATTAACCGCCACCATTACCGGCTTTGTTAACAACGAAACCAAAACTGTGCTTACGGCACAGCCAAAACTGGTTACCCCTGCTGTTATCGGGTCTAAAGTGGGCACTTACGCAATTACCGCCAGCGGCGCAACCGCAGCCAATTACAGCTTCACCTACGTTGCAGGTAAGTTAACGGTTACAGCGGCAACTGTTAAAACAATCGAAGAGCAACCGCTTAACCAGCCGTTTACACAGGTGTTACCGCCGCCGGTAGTAAGCAAAGCCATGTCGCCAAATGGTGATGGAATAAACGATGTGCTCACAATTGAGGGTATTGACAACTACCCGGATAATCGGTTAATGATAATGGATATAAATGGCAGCAGCTTGTTTGAGATACAAGGCTATGACAACCAGGCTAAAGTATTCGACGGGCATGCCAGCACTACCCAGGCTATGCAAAAACCGGGCACCTATTATTACCTGTTGGAATATAAGGACAAAGGCGAGCTTAAACGCGTTACAGGATACTTCCTGCTTAAATACTAA
- a CDS encoding YtxH domain-containing protein → MGLLKFIAVGAAIGYGINYITKKGPNGRSILDDITEDAPEWFDKAKQFATDKVELAVKQAQEKSGS, encoded by the coding sequence ATGGGATTATTAAAATTTATAGCAGTTGGCGCAGCCATAGGGTACGGGATAAACTATATCACTAAAAAAGGTCCTAACGGCCGTTCTATCCTTGATGATATCACCGAGGATGCACCTGAGTGGTTTGACAAGGCTAAACAGTTTGCTACCGATAAGGTAGAATTGGCTGTAAAGCAAGCGCAAGAAAAAAGCGGATCTTAA
- a CDS encoding ThuA domain-containing protein encodes MKIPSLLLLLLVLTLGFNNCAAQGQTTSPRFKVIALYENGGHHVAYSKAAKVWLNQLAADSNFSIDYINNTDNIDSAFLSRYNLFIQLDYPPYAWEDKAVTAFQNYITKGYGGWIGFHHATLLGEFDGYPLWQWFSGFMGDIQYKNYIATFAAAKVNVEDKAHPVMKGVPASFGIKQEEWYTYDKSPRPNVKVLASVDEDTYTPNSDIKMGDHPVVWTNLNVKARNVYIFMGHSPILFDDTAYKTIFRNAIFWAAKK; translated from the coding sequence ATGAAAATACCATCACTGTTGCTCCTGCTGCTTGTACTTACGCTTGGTTTTAACAATTGCGCGGCTCAAGGCCAAACTACCAGCCCCAGGTTTAAGGTAATAGCACTGTACGAAAACGGCGGTCACCACGTAGCATACTCTAAAGCTGCTAAAGTTTGGCTTAATCAGCTGGCTGCCGATAGTAATTTCAGTATCGATTATATCAACAATACCGATAATATAGATAGTGCTTTCTTATCCCGATACAACCTGTTTATCCAGTTAGATTACCCACCCTACGCCTGGGAAGACAAGGCGGTAACAGCCTTTCAAAACTATATTACCAAAGGCTATGGCGGTTGGATAGGTTTTCATCACGCCACCCTGCTGGGTGAGTTTGATGGTTACCCCCTTTGGCAATGGTTCTCGGGTTTTATGGGCGACATTCAGTATAAAAATTATATAGCCACCTTCGCGGCAGCAAAAGTGAATGTAGAGGATAAAGCGCACCCGGTAATGAAAGGTGTACCTGCCAGTTTCGGCATTAAACAGGAGGAGTGGTACACCTACGATAAAAGTCCCCGCCCAAATGTAAAGGTACTGGCCAGTGTGGATGAGGATACCTACACCCCAAACTCAGATATCAAAATGGGCGACCACCCCGTAGTTTGGACCAACCTCAATGTAAAAGCCCGCAACGTTTATATTTTTATGGGCCACTCCCCAATTTTGTTTGACGATACTGCCTACAAAACCATTTTTAGGAATGCTATTTTTTGGGCGGCCAAAAAATAG